The following proteins are encoded in a genomic region of Kosakonia oryzae:
- a CDS encoding NADP-dependent oxidoreductase: protein MKAIRYHAFGGPDELQVEEITVPHPGPGEIRITVHCAGVNPSDWKRREGQYQAFEEITFPLTVGVEASGIVDEVGDGVSDVAIGTAVFGFGDGTVAKKAILTHWALKPAAVSFEVAAGLPVIVDTATRALDEVNVEAGQTLLVSGAAGGVGTAIVQLARLRGINVIGTASSPKHVYLASLGAVPTTYAPGLKARITQLAPMGVDAAIDVAGGGIIAELIAIVGDPAHVLSVADFSAEQYGAKFSHGPPEQPEIVFAEVARLCAHGLFQLPVQGVYPLQQTAEAHRVSAEGHVTGKLIIKVR, encoded by the coding sequence ATGAAGGCAATCCGTTATCACGCTTTCGGCGGGCCTGACGAATTGCAAGTCGAGGAAATAACGGTTCCACATCCTGGCCCCGGGGAGATCCGTATTACGGTGCATTGTGCGGGTGTGAATCCCTCAGACTGGAAACGAAGAGAAGGCCAGTATCAAGCATTCGAAGAGATTACGTTTCCGCTCACGGTCGGTGTGGAAGCCAGCGGCATTGTGGATGAGGTTGGCGATGGCGTTTCTGACGTCGCCATTGGCACTGCGGTATTTGGCTTTGGCGATGGCACCGTCGCGAAGAAAGCCATTCTTACCCACTGGGCGCTCAAACCCGCTGCCGTCTCTTTTGAAGTGGCCGCCGGCTTGCCCGTTATTGTTGATACTGCCACCCGGGCACTGGATGAAGTGAACGTCGAAGCAGGGCAGACTCTGCTGGTTAGCGGGGCGGCAGGGGGCGTAGGCACTGCGATAGTCCAGTTGGCACGTCTGCGCGGCATTAACGTTATTGGAACCGCAAGCTCTCCTAAGCATGTTTATCTCGCTTCATTAGGCGCAGTGCCTACGACTTACGCTCCCGGCTTAAAGGCGCGAATAACTCAGTTGGCTCCCATGGGCGTCGATGCCGCTATTGACGTTGCGGGAGGCGGAATTATCGCTGAGTTGATTGCCATCGTGGGCGATCCTGCCCATGTGCTTTCCGTTGCTGATTTTTCAGCAGAGCAATATGGCGCGAAGTTTTCCCATGGCCCGCCGGAACAACCGGAAATTGTCTTCGCAGAAGTTGCCCGTCTCTGTGCACATGGCCTTTTTCAACTTCCTGTTCAGGGCGTATACCCCCTGCAGCAGACGGCAGAAGCACATCGGGTGAGCGCAGAAGGGCACGTCACCGGCAAACTGATCATCAAGGTTCGCTGA
- the pdxR gene encoding MocR-like pyridoxine biosynthesis transcription factor PdxR produces MKAQMLKSSWQPDTPLYLQLYQRYRDAIATGRLSPGERVPSIRNLASELHVARGTVEMAYQMLVSEGYLVTKGAAGTRVSPQLATLPKAGNPLPQHRTSGVQPYQVRQTGNILPFQPGVPALDAFPRKIWSRLSGQTLRMIEATMMNYPDPAGYTPLREAIATYLGISRGIACTPEQVFITIGYQGALELLCRTVLRTGDDGWYENPGYFPGRYALQQMGMTLTPVPVDEEGLQVAVGQQMAPNARFAVVTPSHQSPTGVALSLPRRLALLAWANQKDAWIIEDDYDSEFRYHGHPLPALKSLDHEQRVLYTGTFSKVLFPGLRLAYLVVPPALQRTFHEAVNHGPGPGSILPQAMVAAFMQQGHFARHLRKMRQLYAVRRGYLVEALERIIGSSLHIQPQAGGIQVLAWLNEHQCDKTLATAAQAAGLGVRALSEWEAGTRQQNGLLMGFTNFTRAEEAQAAVKRLAALLAP; encoded by the coding sequence ATGAAAGCACAGATGCTGAAATCCAGCTGGCAGCCTGACACACCACTCTATTTGCAGCTTTATCAGCGCTATCGCGACGCGATCGCTACCGGCCGGCTGAGCCCGGGGGAGCGTGTTCCATCAATACGCAATCTCGCCAGCGAGCTTCACGTCGCGCGGGGAACGGTGGAAATGGCTTATCAGATGTTGGTTAGTGAGGGCTACCTGGTGACGAAAGGCGCGGCGGGCACCCGGGTCTCGCCCCAACTGGCGACGCTGCCGAAGGCCGGAAATCCGCTGCCGCAGCACAGAACCTCAGGTGTGCAACCTTATCAGGTGCGCCAGACGGGGAATATTTTACCGTTTCAGCCTGGTGTACCGGCGCTTGATGCGTTCCCGCGTAAAATATGGTCTCGACTGTCGGGGCAAACGCTGCGGATGATTGAGGCCACGATGATGAATTATCCCGATCCTGCCGGATACACACCGCTACGGGAGGCCATCGCTACCTATCTGGGCATTTCGCGTGGTATCGCCTGCACGCCGGAACAGGTCTTTATTACCATCGGCTATCAGGGAGCGCTGGAACTGCTGTGTCGTACCGTTTTACGGACAGGCGACGACGGTTGGTATGAAAATCCCGGTTATTTTCCTGGTAGATACGCTCTGCAGCAAATGGGCATGACGCTAACCCCGGTTCCGGTGGATGAAGAGGGGCTACAGGTCGCCGTCGGGCAACAGATGGCACCCAATGCACGGTTTGCGGTCGTCACACCTTCACACCAAAGCCCCACAGGCGTCGCATTATCCCTCCCCCGACGTTTGGCGTTGCTGGCGTGGGCGAACCAGAAAGATGCCTGGATCATTGAGGATGACTACGACAGTGAATTCCGTTACCACGGGCATCCACTACCGGCCCTGAAAAGTCTCGATCATGAGCAGCGTGTGCTTTATACCGGAACCTTCAGTAAGGTCCTGTTTCCCGGCTTGCGTCTGGCCTATCTGGTGGTACCTCCCGCTTTGCAACGGACCTTTCACGAGGCGGTTAACCACGGGCCAGGACCTGGATCAATTCTGCCGCAAGCGATGGTGGCGGCCTTCATGCAACAGGGGCATTTTGCCCGCCATTTGCGCAAAATGCGCCAGTTGTACGCCGTCAGACGCGGTTATCTTGTGGAGGCACTTGAACGCATTATCGGCTCCTCTCTGCACATCCAGCCGCAGGCCGGGGGAATCCAGGTTCTGGCCTGGCTGAACGAGCATCAGTGCGATAAAACGCTGGCGACAGCGGCTCAGGCCGCAGGGCTTGGTGTCAGGGCGCTCAGTGAATGGGAGGCAGGTACCCGGCAGCAGAACGGGCTATTGATGGGATTTACCAATTTTACCCGCGCGGAAGAAGCACAAGCTGCAGTGAAACGTTTGGCAGCATTATTAGCGCCATAA
- a CDS encoding PaaI family thioesterase yields the protein MMKEKSVYIPVLEFLQHQLQGTLDDTMTTHMNYPTAISGLLGFSIVDIGEAKATLMLDADSARHGNQQGTVHGGLLCELADAAIGTAHSTLMQKNESFTTIDLNATFLRPVWRSRLLATAHAEHRGKTISHYRCEISREDGKAVAIITSTVLTLTGEKARGR from the coding sequence ATGATGAAAGAAAAGTCCGTTTATATACCCGTCCTCGAATTTTTACAGCACCAGTTGCAGGGTACGCTGGACGATACGATGACAACACATATGAATTATCCCACAGCCATCTCAGGGCTGCTGGGTTTCAGCATTGTGGATATTGGCGAAGCAAAGGCGACGCTGATGCTTGATGCCGATTCGGCACGTCATGGAAATCAGCAGGGCACTGTCCATGGCGGCTTATTATGCGAACTGGCAGACGCTGCAATAGGAACCGCGCACTCGACCTTAATGCAGAAAAATGAAAGTTTTACAACGATAGACCTTAATGCCACTTTTCTTCGTCCTGTCTGGCGTTCGCGTTTGTTAGCTACCGCACATGCTGAGCATCGTGGCAAAACGATCAGTCATTACCGATGTGAAATATCTCGCGAAGATGGTAAGGCCGTCGCCATTATAACCAGTACGGTATTAACGCTAACGGGTGAAAAAGCCCGGGGAAGATAA
- a CDS encoding LysR family transcriptional regulator, with amino-acid sequence MSVDGRQLSNISVLAAIVHSGSFARAAESLNMSASGVSRAVTRLESSIGVRLFDRTTRAVKLTDEGRRLYEEISPLLEGISDAISLTSGASTAVTGRLRVNVDPFFSRHTLAPTINAFMKSYPGISVEIVARDQLGDLVSEGFDIAVRFGNPPASSLIARRLLEVPTKTVASPEYIQLHGKPETPADLIHHSCIQVRSSMTGQPLEWEYALNGNVIPAKISSRLMVNDSGTLIAACVAGAGIARIKASGIEDLLAEGRLVELLTGWEGERFPLYVLYPSRRLPPAKVRAFVDFVSRVLERDV; translated from the coding sequence ATGAGCGTTGACGGGCGGCAATTGTCGAATATCAGCGTGCTGGCGGCGATTGTGCACAGCGGCAGCTTTGCCCGGGCAGCAGAATCTCTCAACATGTCTGCTTCAGGCGTAAGCAGGGCCGTAACCCGGCTGGAAAGCAGTATTGGTGTAAGGCTTTTTGACAGAACCACTCGTGCAGTGAAGCTGACTGATGAAGGCAGAAGGCTGTATGAAGAGATAAGCCCGCTGCTGGAGGGTATCAGTGATGCTATCAGTCTGACTTCCGGAGCGTCCACCGCCGTTACCGGGCGCCTGCGTGTGAATGTTGATCCTTTTTTTTCACGGCACACTCTGGCTCCAACTATCAATGCATTTATGAAATCCTATCCGGGTATTTCAGTGGAAATTGTGGCGCGCGATCAGCTCGGGGATCTGGTCTCAGAAGGATTTGATATTGCTGTACGGTTTGGTAACCCGCCTGCGTCTTCTTTGATCGCCCGCAGGTTGCTTGAAGTGCCCACGAAAACTGTGGCGTCTCCGGAATATATCCAACTGCATGGCAAGCCTGAAACGCCGGCGGATTTAATTCACCATTCCTGCATTCAGGTCAGAAGTTCAATGACCGGGCAGCCATTAGAATGGGAATATGCATTAAATGGAAACGTTATTCCTGCCAAAATATCCAGTCGCCTGATGGTGAATGACTCCGGAACGCTAATCGCAGCCTGTGTAGCGGGCGCAGGAATAGCACGAATTAAAGCCAGCGGCATTGAAGATCTGCTGGCCGAGGGGCGTCTGGTCGAGTTGCTTACTGGCTGGGAAGGAGAAAGATTTCCGCTTTATGTGTTATATCCATCCCGGCGGCTGCCCCCCGCGAAAGTGAGAGCGTTTGTAGATTTTGTAAGTAGAGTCTTAGAGCGCGATGTATAA
- a CDS encoding NmrA family NAD(P)-binding protein, translating into MYVITGITGKVGGVVARTLLSKNLPVRGVMRNAAKAGEWRALGCEVAIAEMDDAGALAEAFKGAKGVFILPPSDFDPAPGFPVACRIIDALVRAIRSAEPEKVVCLSTIGAQASQINLLTQRTLMEKALNGLALPVTFLRPGWFMENCALDVVSASEKGVIQSFLQPLDKAVPMVATADVGKLAASLLQQSWAGKRVVELEGPCRVSPNDIASTFSQILGRPVVAEAVARRAWETLFREQGHQFPSPRMQMIDGFNEGWICFEGAEDERAIGDTRLEEVLRSLLKAGN; encoded by the coding sequence ATGTATGTTATCACTGGCATTACCGGCAAAGTTGGCGGCGTTGTTGCACGCACTCTACTGAGCAAAAATCTTCCCGTTCGCGGCGTCATGCGTAACGCCGCCAAAGCCGGGGAATGGCGGGCGCTTGGGTGTGAAGTTGCGATTGCAGAGATGGACGATGCTGGCGCTCTGGCTGAAGCATTTAAAGGTGCGAAAGGAGTGTTTATCCTTCCTCCTTCAGATTTTGACCCGGCGCCGGGGTTCCCGGTTGCATGTCGAATCATCGATGCTCTTGTCCGGGCTATTCGTAGCGCTGAACCCGAGAAGGTCGTCTGCCTTTCTACCATTGGCGCGCAGGCATCACAGATTAACCTGCTAACTCAGCGCACGTTGATGGAAAAGGCGCTGAATGGCCTGGCGTTACCGGTCACGTTTCTTCGTCCAGGATGGTTTATGGAGAACTGTGCCCTGGATGTTGTCTCTGCCAGCGAGAAAGGCGTCATTCAAAGTTTTTTACAACCTCTGGATAAAGCCGTTCCGATGGTCGCCACCGCCGATGTTGGTAAGTTAGCTGCCTCGTTATTGCAGCAGAGCTGGGCTGGAAAACGCGTCGTTGAGTTGGAGGGGCCATGTCGCGTCTCGCCAAATGATATTGCCAGCACTTTCTCGCAAATTTTAGGCCGCCCGGTTGTTGCCGAAGCCGTTGCGCGTCGCGCCTGGGAAACGTTATTCCGTGAGCAGGGACACCAATTTCCTTCGCCTCGTATGCAGATGATCGATGGCTTTAACGAAGGCTGGATTTGCTTCGAAGGGGCTGAAGATGAGCGGGCTATCGGCGACACGCGGCTGGAAGAGGTGCTTCGCAGTTTACTGAAAGCGGGAAATTAA
- a CDS encoding GNAT family N-acetyltransferase, with translation MATFELYKVESELALHAAYTLMRELRPHLTDAANFIARVHRQAQQGYCLQGVWQDQQLLALAGYRISENLLYGRFLYVDDLVTAPCARSHGLGAKLIDALRAEAHEQNCTHLVLDTALSNALGQRFYYRQGLLAAGMHFRQTLA, from the coding sequence ATGGCGACATTTGAACTATACAAGGTTGAAAGCGAGCTGGCGCTCCATGCTGCGTACACACTAATGCGGGAGTTGCGACCGCACCTGACCGATGCCGCGAACTTTATCGCGCGCGTCCATCGTCAGGCTCAACAAGGGTATTGCTTGCAAGGTGTCTGGCAGGATCAACAGCTACTGGCCCTGGCGGGCTATCGGATTTCGGAAAATCTGCTGTACGGGCGCTTTCTGTACGTCGATGACCTTGTGACTGCCCCCTGTGCCCGCAGCCACGGACTGGGGGCGAAATTAATCGATGCCCTGCGCGCAGAGGCGCACGAGCAGAATTGTACTCACCTGGTGCTGGATACCGCTTTAAGCAATGCGCTGGGACAACGTTTTTACTATCGACAAGGATTGCTGGCGGCAGGCATGCACTTTCGTCAGACCTTAGCATGA
- a CDS encoding saccharopine dehydrogenase family protein: MKKLMIYGASGYTGAMIARHAQEAGLQIIVAGRDGEKLAAMALKMDIAFRAFSLDDPDTIDSALEDIDVLINCAGPFMYTAKPLITAAIRQKVHYLDVAAELDSYQFAEIFDDVAVSAGVMLLPGCGGSVAMLGCLAAHAAAKIKNPARISLALHVTGTMSRGSAVSASENLSTECLLRRNGQLMQRESTELQNFDFGKGPQACFPVTLPDVITIWKATEIPDIETFVYLSGEGFPQGNLADLPDGPTAQERKGSRYQAVAEVMNADGDTLRMLLDTVNGYSFTALAAAEAGRRVLAGECRPGFHTPAGLFGKHFAETIADTRIVAFDDLH; encoded by the coding sequence ATGAAAAAACTAATGATTTACGGTGCGTCAGGCTATACCGGGGCGATGATTGCACGACACGCGCAGGAAGCTGGCCTGCAGATAATCGTTGCCGGTCGCGATGGGGAAAAACTGGCAGCGATGGCTTTGAAAATGGATATCGCGTTTCGGGCTTTCAGCCTGGATGATCCTGACACAATTGATAGTGCCCTGGAGGATATTGACGTACTCATAAATTGTGCCGGTCCGTTTATGTATACCGCAAAGCCGCTAATCACTGCGGCAATCCGCCAGAAGGTCCATTACCTTGATGTGGCCGCTGAACTGGACAGTTACCAGTTTGCTGAAATCTTCGATGACGTCGCTGTTTCAGCAGGTGTGATGTTACTGCCTGGCTGCGGCGGAAGCGTGGCAATGCTGGGATGTCTGGCAGCCCACGCTGCCGCGAAGATCAAAAATCCGGCCCGTATCTCGCTGGCACTGCATGTCACCGGAACAATGTCGCGTGGCTCAGCGGTAAGCGCAAGTGAGAATTTATCAACTGAATGTCTGCTGCGCCGTAACGGTCAGTTGATGCAGCGCGAGTCAACCGAGTTGCAAAACTTTGATTTTGGCAAAGGGCCGCAAGCCTGTTTTCCCGTAACGCTTCCCGATGTCATTACCATCTGGAAAGCAACGGAGATACCTGATATCGAGACTTTTGTATATCTTTCCGGCGAAGGGTTTCCGCAGGGCAATTTGGCTGATTTGCCCGATGGGCCGACAGCTCAGGAGCGTAAAGGCAGTCGTTATCAGGCCGTTGCGGAAGTCATGAATGCAGATGGCGATACCCTGCGTATGTTGCTGGATACGGTGAATGGATACAGCTTCACTGCTCTGGCGGCTGCCGAAGCAGGTCGTAGAGTACTGGCGGGAGAGTGTCGTCCGGGATTCCATACTCCTGCCGGGTTATTCGGTAAACATTTTGCCGAGACCATAGCCGATACCCGGATTGTGGCATTTGACGATCTACACTGA
- a CDS encoding LysR family transcriptional regulator, which yields MMNLLHWRLLVAVADASNISRAAEEVGMTQSGASQAIAQLESSLGFAVFTRERRHIGVTALGEQVVGHARSMLERLNAIRMLADENRGLQGGRIRLASFPSVTSTLLPGLLRDFKRLHPGMEVVVLEGTDEEVEEWLAADTVELGVVMNPLPGRADFIVGQDVWVAVMPASHPLGRHAGTSGITLEKLADQPFVLATGGCIVNGKSLMEQAGLQLSDIRVKVRDWSSACLLVREGMGVALVPESALPVELRGLCVVPVTPTVQREFGLVCSPCGKSSAATQALLKGLRRGG from the coding sequence ATGATGAATCTTTTGCACTGGCGCTTACTGGTCGCAGTGGCAGATGCCAGCAATATCTCGCGTGCCGCTGAGGAAGTAGGAATGACTCAGTCCGGTGCCAGCCAGGCTATCGCCCAGTTAGAATCTTCACTTGGTTTCGCGGTATTTACGCGTGAGCGTCGGCATATCGGTGTCACCGCGCTGGGTGAGCAGGTTGTCGGGCATGCAAGGAGCATGCTGGAGCGGCTTAACGCGATTCGCATGTTGGCGGATGAGAACCGGGGTTTACAGGGTGGGCGCATTCGACTTGCCAGTTTCCCTTCCGTGACATCCACATTGTTGCCTGGACTGCTGCGCGACTTTAAGCGCCTGCACCCGGGCATGGAAGTGGTGGTACTGGAAGGTACGGACGAGGAAGTCGAGGAGTGGCTTGCTGCAGACACCGTGGAGCTGGGCGTGGTAATGAACCCGCTACCGGGACGAGCCGACTTTATCGTTGGGCAGGATGTATGGGTTGCAGTAATGCCAGCCAGTCATCCGCTGGGACGTCATGCCGGTACGAGCGGCATAACGCTGGAAAAACTGGCAGACCAACCCTTTGTTCTCGCCACAGGCGGATGTATCGTCAATGGAAAAAGTCTGATGGAACAGGCAGGTTTGCAGCTTTCTGACATACGCGTGAAAGTGCGCGACTGGAGCAGTGCCTGCCTGCTGGTGCGGGAAGGGATGGGTGTCGCGCTGGTCCCTGAATCTGCCCTGCCGGTTGAATTACGCGGCTTGTGCGTGGTGCCGGTGACACCTACTGTACAGCGTGAATTTGGTCTGGTTTGTTCGCCATGCGGAAAATCGTCTGCTGCGACACAGGCGTTACTGAAAGGGCTGCGCAGAGGGGGATGA
- a CDS encoding SDR family NAD(P)-dependent oxidoreductase: MKNVLITGGSRGIGASTAIECARRGFGVILTWNSKPQAASQVVEHIQAAGGHALALQLNVEDTSSFSQFRSNLEDIMESHWEARGLHGLVNNAGYGLYNPIETVTETQFDSLMNVHLKGPFFLTQTLLPLLEPNAAIVNLTSATTRVATAGVAPYATFKGGLEVLTRYMAKEFGERKIRVNAVSPGPIRTELGGGLSDEFEALLAGQTALGRIGEPDEVARVIAGLLSADCGWINAQTIEVTGGYNI, encoded by the coding sequence ATGAAAAATGTTCTGATTACCGGCGGAAGCCGCGGCATTGGGGCCAGCACGGCGATTGAGTGTGCGCGTCGTGGCTTTGGCGTCATCCTGACCTGGAACAGCAAGCCGCAAGCCGCCAGCCAGGTGGTTGAGCATATTCAGGCCGCCGGAGGGCATGCACTAGCGTTGCAGTTAAACGTAGAAGATACCAGCAGTTTTAGTCAGTTTCGTTCAAACCTCGAAGACATAATGGAATCACACTGGGAAGCCAGAGGACTTCACGGGCTGGTCAACAATGCAGGATATGGTCTTTATAATCCCATAGAGACAGTCACTGAAACGCAGTTCGACAGCCTAATGAACGTCCATTTGAAAGGGCCTTTCTTCCTTACCCAGACGCTGCTACCACTTCTAGAACCGAATGCTGCAATTGTTAATCTCACCAGCGCCACCACCCGCGTGGCAACCGCCGGTGTAGCGCCGTATGCAACATTCAAGGGGGGCCTTGAGGTACTGACACGCTATATGGCGAAGGAGTTTGGTGAAAGAAAGATCCGGGTCAATGCCGTGTCACCCGGTCCAATTCGTACTGAGCTTGGTGGCGGTTTAAGTGATGAATTCGAAGCATTGCTGGCCGGACAAACAGCCCTTGGCCGAATTGGCGAGCCTGACGAAGTTGCCCGTGTTATCGCCGGTTTACTGTCTGCCGACTGTGGCTGGATTAATGCCCAGACGATAGAAGTCACGGGCGGTTATAACATCTGA
- the gstA gene encoding glutathione transferase GstA, translated as MKLYYAPNTCSLSPHIVLRELGLEFELIKVDNRSKLTADGRDFRTINPKGYVAALELDNGQILTEGPAIVQYLADMKPESGLAPRADSWARVRLQEWLNFITSEIHAGSAPLFNATLPEEVRAFFREKLFRRFDFLEDALNDKTYLTGSSFSVADAYLFTVLGWCEFFSFELNRWPALLAYKRRINARPAVQAALLAEASQ; from the coding sequence ATGAAATTGTATTACGCCCCGAACACCTGTTCGCTTTCACCACACATTGTGCTACGTGAACTCGGGCTGGAATTTGAACTGATCAAAGTGGATAACAGGAGCAAACTCACTGCGGACGGACGCGATTTCCGGACCATTAACCCTAAAGGCTATGTCGCTGCACTGGAACTGGATAATGGGCAGATCCTCACCGAAGGCCCGGCCATTGTGCAGTACCTCGCCGACATGAAACCGGAAAGCGGGCTGGCGCCGCGAGCGGACAGCTGGGCGCGGGTACGTCTGCAGGAGTGGCTGAACTTTATCACCAGTGAAATACACGCAGGCTCGGCACCGCTGTTCAACGCCACGCTGCCGGAAGAGGTCAGAGCGTTTTTTCGTGAGAAACTCTTCCGGCGCTTCGATTTCCTCGAGGATGCACTCAACGATAAAACCTATCTGACCGGTTCGTCGTTCAGCGTCGCTGATGCCTACCTTTTCACCGTGCTGGGCTGGTGTGAATTCTTCTCCTTCGAACTGAATCGCTGGCCCGCCCTGTTAGCGTATAAGAGAAGGATCAATGCGCGTCCTGCTGTACAGGCGGCCTTACTTGCAGAGGCGTCACAATAA
- a CDS encoding VOC family protein, producing MLDHIFITVSDTERSIVFYERVLHLLGITNRHDYDGSNGPSGHPDLKGFGANGRVFFWLRSGTPSPQAVHVGFVADSEIMVNQAYAEAIAAGATEIHSPGAQLHYDPRYYAAQVRDPDGYSLEFVYKSWQHGR from the coding sequence ATGCTTGACCATATCTTTATTACCGTAAGTGATACTGAGCGTTCAATCGTTTTTTATGAGCGTGTTCTGCATCTTCTCGGCATCACCAACCGTCACGATTATGACGGTAGCAATGGTCCATCAGGCCATCCTGACCTCAAGGGATTTGGTGCCAATGGACGCGTGTTTTTCTGGCTAAGATCGGGTACGCCTTCTCCTCAGGCCGTTCATGTCGGGTTTGTGGCAGATTCCGAAATAATGGTTAACCAGGCTTATGCTGAGGCCATCGCCGCAGGTGCCACGGAGATTCACTCGCCAGGTGCGCAACTGCATTATGACCCGCGCTATTACGCCGCTCAGGTCAGAGACCCGGATGGATACAGTCTGGAGTTTGTCTATAAAAGCTGGCAGCACGGACGCTGA
- a CDS encoding NUDIX hydrolase, with protein sequence MYPIPSARPIAAVLAVVVREKHVLLVKRNNPPDAGMWGFPGGKTEIGETSFAAAQRELYEETGIVADPERILTVVDAIAKDDNGDVSTHYVMVAIQCRYVSGEPAAADDVSEARWVNIQHLLQDNYIMSEGVSELAVLASGEQPDSCEQAPGRKQ encoded by the coding sequence ATGTATCCGATACCGTCGGCCAGGCCCATTGCCGCTGTCCTGGCTGTGGTGGTGCGTGAAAAACACGTTCTGCTGGTAAAACGGAATAACCCGCCGGACGCCGGTATGTGGGGCTTTCCCGGTGGGAAAACGGAGATCGGCGAAACATCATTCGCCGCCGCTCAACGTGAGCTCTATGAAGAAACGGGTATCGTGGCAGACCCGGAGCGGATACTCACGGTGGTGGATGCGATTGCTAAAGATGATAACGGCGATGTGAGCACGCACTACGTTATGGTTGCAATACAATGCCGGTATGTGAGTGGCGAACCCGCTGCAGCCGATGACGTAAGTGAAGCCCGCTGGGTGAATATTCAACATCTTCTGCAGGACAACTACATAATGAGTGAAGGCGTGTCGGAACTGGCCGTACTCGCCTCTGGGGAGCAGCCTGATTCCTGCGAACAGGCGCCAGGGCGCAAGCAATAG
- a CDS encoding AraC family transcriptional regulator — MEKKLAELRLLASKAGNKITATAIPRVAMVQGEIPEHRLTAVYEPMINLILTGSKSMTVGDKTWQYNPATYFVMSVDLPAVGKVFADERTGAPYLAVSLTPKPEIIAELLDGMPGSGKTHLYNAGFSVAPVTSELLDAWLRMLRLLNKPEEISALAPAYEREILFRVLQGPQGWMLRDIATPESHLARIYKVINWLKQHYMQAVRVEELAAMAALSVSAFHRHFQAVTALSPVQYQKRLRLMQARLKLATTGDSITAIAHAVGYQSHTQFSREYGRHFGLSPSSDQKKIILLRNI, encoded by the coding sequence ATGGAAAAAAAATTAGCTGAACTGCGCCTGCTGGCTTCAAAAGCCGGGAATAAAATCACCGCAACCGCTATACCGCGTGTCGCGATGGTACAGGGGGAAATTCCTGAGCACCGGCTTACTGCTGTCTATGAGCCGATGATTAATCTGATACTCACGGGCTCGAAGAGCATGACGGTGGGAGATAAAACCTGGCAATACAATCCTGCCACTTACTTTGTGATGTCGGTGGATCTGCCCGCCGTTGGCAAAGTCTTTGCCGATGAGCGAACCGGGGCGCCCTATCTTGCGGTGAGTCTGACACCGAAGCCTGAGATTATTGCTGAATTACTGGATGGAATGCCGGGTTCAGGTAAAACGCATCTTTATAACGCCGGATTTTCTGTCGCCCCGGTTACTTCCGAATTGCTTGATGCCTGGCTGAGAATGCTGCGACTGCTCAACAAGCCAGAGGAAATTTCTGCTTTAGCTCCTGCGTATGAACGAGAGATTTTATTCCGGGTTCTTCAGGGGCCGCAGGGCTGGATGTTGCGTGATATTGCCACGCCGGAATCGCATCTTGCCCGCATCTATAAGGTGATTAACTGGCTGAAACAACACTATATGCAAGCCGTGCGGGTAGAAGAGCTGGCCGCCATGGCGGCATTAAGCGTTTCCGCATTTCATCGCCACTTTCAGGCGGTCACCGCGCTCAGCCCTGTCCAGTACCAAAAACGTCTTCGCCTGATGCAGGCTCGTTTGAAGTTAGCCACAACTGGCGACAGCATCACAGCCATAGCACATGCTGTCGGCTACCAAAGCCATACGCAATTCAGTCGGGAATATGGACGCCATTTCGGCCTTTCGCCTTCATCAGATCAGAAAAAAATAATACTGCTCAGAAACATATAG
- a CDS encoding carboxymuconolactone decarboxylase family protein has protein sequence MSTPQRLPYFTLSPEAYNGFAATKKALSKSSLGKALIELVWLRISQINGCAFCLEMHAKALRADGESAARLDSLAGWRVSELFSERERVALAWAESLTHVDKTHAPDDDYLPLQAHFSEAEISDLTFAIALMSAFNRLAIGMRQ, from the coding sequence ATGAGCACCCCACAACGTTTACCCTATTTCACCCTTTCCCCGGAAGCCTATAACGGGTTTGCTGCGACCAAAAAGGCGCTGAGTAAAAGCAGCCTCGGGAAAGCGCTGATAGAGTTAGTCTGGCTGCGGATCTCGCAGATTAACGGCTGCGCATTTTGTCTTGAAATGCACGCCAAAGCCCTGCGCGCCGACGGTGAAAGCGCTGCGCGACTGGATAGTCTGGCGGGATGGCGCGTCAGCGAATTATTCAGCGAACGTGAACGTGTGGCTCTTGCGTGGGCGGAGTCGCTGACGCACGTAGATAAAACGCATGCGCCTGATGATGATTATCTTCCTCTGCAGGCACATTTCAGCGAAGCTGAAATTTCCGACCTGACCTTTGCGATTGCGCTGATGAGCGCCTTCAACCGTCTGGCGATCGGCATGCGTCAGTAA